One stretch of Micromonospora cremea DNA includes these proteins:
- a CDS encoding SRPBCC family protein translates to MVDILHRVGVVAPIDDVYRAVATPEGIAAWWTTDTVGKSEVGGHLAFRFGDVGGFDMEVLELDPSGRVRWRVTDGPEEWIGTEIGWRLDQRGEHTIVQFTHEGWREPVEFMHHCSTKWATFLMSLKELVETGRGRPAPDDVRIGDWH, encoded by the coding sequence ATGGTTGACATCCTGCACCGGGTCGGCGTCGTCGCCCCGATCGACGACGTCTACCGAGCAGTGGCAACGCCAGAAGGCATCGCCGCTTGGTGGACGACCGACACGGTCGGCAAGAGCGAGGTTGGCGGGCACCTGGCTTTCCGGTTCGGCGACGTCGGTGGCTTCGACATGGAGGTCCTGGAACTCGATCCCTCCGGCCGCGTTCGGTGGCGGGTCACCGACGGCCCCGAGGAATGGATCGGAACCGAGATCGGCTGGCGCCTCGACCAGCGTGGCGAGCACACGATCGTCCAGTTCACGCACGAGGGCTGGCGTGAGCCGGTCGAGTTCATGCACCACTGCAGCACCAAATGGGCGACGTTCCTCATGAGTCTCAAGGAGCTTGTGGAGACCGGGCGTGGCAGGCCGGCGCCGGACGACGTCAGGATCGGCGACTGGCACTGA
- a CDS encoding low temperature requirement protein A: MSEGGDARLLRSETGLQRATFLELSLDLVLVFALTRISARLITDFTGGQRGVLAGLGQALLLFLALWAVWSLTVWSTSWLNPEAPIVQTVIIMTLTGAMVMAVAVPDGFGARASLFAVTYVTLQIGRVVYFHIAGHGQPDQRQTVRVLIWLGSSAPLWIVGGLVEEGVVRGSLWTAAVLVDYVGLFLGWPTPRLGAQPIGGQAIGAEHLAERYQQFLLIALGEAIFVIGLAFSGSEFHPAQIGGFALALATTVLLWRIYFHLAGGVLGTAISRSRNASRLATDMAFAHLVMIAGIVLTGVGFELFITEPLENLAPPWLIAVLGGPALFLAGRSALEFQAFGRVSRSRAAGLLALGLLAPATLHLPPIATGAAAAVVLRGVAGADTRRSHRQPAEQPAPPV; the protein is encoded by the coding sequence ATGAGCGAAGGGGGCGACGCGCGGCTGCTACGCAGCGAGACCGGCCTTCAGCGGGCCACCTTTCTGGAACTCTCTCTCGACCTGGTCTTAGTCTTCGCGCTCACCCGGATCTCGGCCCGACTGATCACGGACTTCACCGGTGGCCAGCGTGGCGTGCTCGCGGGTCTCGGTCAGGCCCTGCTGCTGTTCCTGGCCCTGTGGGCCGTGTGGTCGTTGACGGTCTGGTCGACGAGTTGGCTGAATCCGGAGGCGCCGATAGTCCAGACCGTCATCATCATGACGCTGACCGGTGCCATGGTGATGGCCGTCGCGGTGCCCGACGGCTTCGGCGCGCGGGCGTCGCTCTTCGCCGTCACCTACGTGACCCTCCAGATCGGCCGGGTGGTGTATTTCCACATCGCCGGACACGGCCAGCCGGATCAGCGGCAAACGGTCCGGGTCCTGATCTGGCTCGGCTCGAGCGCGCCGCTCTGGATCGTCGGTGGGCTGGTCGAGGAAGGCGTTGTTCGTGGGTCACTCTGGACCGCCGCCGTGCTGGTCGACTACGTCGGGTTGTTCCTCGGGTGGCCGACGCCCCGGTTGGGCGCTCAACCGATCGGCGGGCAGGCGATAGGGGCCGAGCACCTGGCCGAGCGGTACCAACAGTTTCTCCTCATCGCGCTCGGCGAGGCGATCTTCGTCATCGGGTTGGCCTTCAGCGGTAGCGAGTTCCACCCCGCGCAGATCGGCGGCTTCGCCCTGGCGTTGGCGACCACCGTCCTGCTCTGGCGGATCTACTTCCACCTGGCGGGAGGCGTGCTGGGTACGGCCATCAGCCGCTCCCGGAACGCCTCCCGCCTGGCAACCGACATGGCGTTCGCCCACCTGGTCATGATCGCCGGGATCGTGCTGACCGGCGTGGGCTTCGAACTGTTCATCACCGAACCACTGGAAAACCTCGCGCCGCCCTGGCTCATCGCCGTCCTCGGCGGGCCGGCGCTCTTCCTCGCCGGGCGGTCGGCCCTCGAGTTCCAGGCCTTCGGCCGGGTTTCCCGATCCCGGGCAGCCGGCCTGCTGGCCCTCGGCCTGCTGGCACCGGCGACGCTCCACCTGCCACCCATCGCCACCGGCGCGGCCGCCGCCGTGGTGCTCCGCGGTGTCGCCGGCGCGGACACGCGACGCTCACACCGCCAACCAGCGGAACAGCCCGCACCACCGGTCTAG
- a CDS encoding HAD family hydrolase, whose amino-acid sequence MTVDQAARRQAQVLIFDADDTLWENNVVFERVIDDFLAWLDHPTLDRVELRAVLDDIERANTVAHGYGSKVFLRSLADCLERLRERPATDAERQEIDRLAVALVEHRVELMPGVADALDELAGRHELLLLTKGDQVEQQRKLDACGLLHHFRAAHIVAEKDVDTYRWLVREHGFDPAGAWMIGNSPKSDILPARAAGLNAVFIPNENTWVLEDDELDPTDARVLRLAAFRDLLRHF is encoded by the coding sequence ATGACGGTGGACCAGGCGGCGCGCCGACAGGCGCAGGTGCTGATCTTCGACGCGGACGACACGTTGTGGGAGAACAACGTCGTGTTCGAGCGGGTGATCGACGATTTCCTGGCCTGGCTCGACCACCCCACCCTGGACCGGGTCGAGCTGCGGGCCGTCCTCGACGACATCGAGCGGGCCAACACGGTGGCGCACGGCTACGGCAGCAAGGTCTTCCTGCGCAGCCTGGCGGACTGCCTGGAGCGGCTGCGTGAGCGACCGGCGACCGACGCCGAGCGCCAGGAGATCGACCGGCTGGCGGTGGCCCTGGTCGAGCACCGGGTGGAGCTGATGCCCGGGGTGGCCGACGCGCTCGACGAACTGGCCGGCCGGCACGAGTTGCTGTTGCTGACCAAGGGGGACCAGGTCGAGCAGCAGCGCAAGTTGGACGCCTGCGGGCTGCTGCACCACTTCCGGGCCGCACACATCGTCGCGGAGAAGGATGTCGACACCTACCGGTGGCTGGTCCGGGAGCACGGGTTCGACCCGGCCGGCGCCTGGATGATCGGCAACTCTCCGAAATCGGACATCCTGCCGGCCCGGGCGGCCGGGCTGAACGCGGTGTTCATTCCTAATGAAAACACCTGGGTGCTGGAGGACGACGAGCTGGACCCGACCGATGCCCGCGTGCTGCGGCTGGCCGCGTTCCGCGATCTGCTGCGGCACTTCTGA
- a CDS encoding L,D-transpeptidase family protein yields MKRRSLLLGAAAGLAAPAVLTPAAPALGATRAPAPARGTATVPRSSRPTVPHHNLAAGLTTVPPTAKQLLIVSGTSYSISHATLEAYVRVNDGAQWHHASGVLPARIGSKGFSDNHVEGVPTTPTGTYSIGPTMYGIAANPGVRYPYHRLVSDDWWNENPTSSRYNSFQHSSTNPGGNSEALWTEVPAYTHFAVITYNMPPTVSTPVPYAGSGIFLHEFSTSGGNATAGCVALAHEDLVPVLRWLDPVLSPHIVLNPPTSSTATPIRR; encoded by the coding sequence ATGAAGCGCAGATCTCTTCTGTTGGGCGCCGCCGCGGGCCTGGCGGCGCCGGCCGTGCTCACTCCGGCGGCGCCCGCGCTCGGTGCGACCAGGGCGCCGGCGCCGGCCCGGGGCACCGCGACGGTTCCCCGATCCAGCCGGCCGACGGTGCCGCACCACAACCTGGCCGCCGGTTTGACGACCGTGCCGCCAACGGCGAAGCAGCTCCTCATCGTCAGCGGCACCAGCTACTCCATCAGCCACGCCACTCTCGAGGCTTACGTGCGGGTCAACGACGGGGCGCAGTGGCACCATGCCTCGGGGGTGCTGCCCGCCCGGATCGGCTCCAAGGGGTTCAGCGACAACCACGTCGAGGGGGTGCCGACCACGCCCACCGGGACCTACTCCATCGGCCCGACCATGTACGGCATCGCCGCGAACCCGGGGGTGCGATACCCATACCACCGCCTGGTCAGTGACGACTGGTGGAACGAGAACCCGACGTCGTCGCGCTACAACTCGTTCCAGCACAGCTCCACCAACCCCGGTGGCAACAGCGAGGCGTTGTGGACGGAGGTGCCCGCCTACACGCACTTCGCGGTGATCACGTACAACATGCCACCCACGGTGAGCACGCCGGTGCCGTACGCGGGCAGCGGGATCTTCCTGCACGAGTTCAGCACCAGCGGCGGCAACGCCACCGCCGGCTGCGTCGCCCTCGCCCACGAGGATCTCGTCCCCGTGCTGCGGTGGCTGGACCCGGTGCTCTCGCCGCACATCGTGCTCAACCCTCCGACCAGCTCGACCGCCACACCCATCCGCCGGTAG
- a CDS encoding VOC family protein, with amino-acid sequence MLITTSRHDPQARPFRVEKLTDLCLDASDARLLGAFWGRILDGDVADAGGDDTRVNPRAARSDTESIWVNQVPEPRTGKTRVHLDLRLAGAEPAALLAAGARLVRGPSGDVSWWVLADPEGNPFCAFPAREGTRPGPFELVVDSADPAAQAAWWAGVVGGTAEYGSGTASVVDAAGFPWDHWVFDAVPEPKTVKNRLHWDVDLIAPEPTALIAAGATLLHEPEDESRWWVLADPEGNEFCAFAPRPIG; translated from the coding sequence GTGCTCATCACCACGAGCCGTCACGATCCGCAAGCTCGGCCCTTCAGGGTCGAGAAGCTGACGGACCTCTGCCTGGACGCCTCGGACGCGCGCCTGCTGGGTGCTTTTTGGGGTCGGATCCTCGACGGGGACGTGGCCGACGCCGGTGGCGACGACACCCGCGTGAATCCCCGTGCCGCCCGCTCGGACACCGAGTCGATCTGGGTGAACCAGGTACCCGAGCCGCGTACCGGCAAGACCCGCGTACACCTGGATCTGCGGCTGGCCGGCGCGGAGCCGGCGGCGCTGCTCGCGGCCGGCGCCCGGCTGGTCCGCGGACCGTCCGGGGACGTGAGCTGGTGGGTGCTCGCCGACCCGGAGGGCAACCCGTTCTGCGCGTTTCCGGCCCGCGAGGGCACCCGGCCGGGCCCGTTCGAGCTGGTCGTGGACTCTGCCGACCCGGCGGCCCAGGCGGCCTGGTGGGCCGGCGTGGTCGGCGGCACCGCCGAGTACGGCTCCGGTACCGCGTCGGTGGTCGACGCCGCCGGGTTCCCCTGGGACCACTGGGTGTTCGACGCGGTGCCCGAGCCCAAGACGGTCAAGAACCGGCTGCACTGGGACGTCGACCTGATCGCCCCGGAGCCCACGGCGCTGATCGCGGCGGGCGCGACGCTGCTGCACGAGCCGGAGGACGAGAGCCGTTGGTGGGTCCTGGCCGACCCGGAGGGCAACGAGTTCTGCGCTTTCGCACCCCGTCCCATCGGGTGA
- a CDS encoding RNA-guided endonuclease InsQ/TnpB family protein, protein MKIVVQVRLFPDAAQQAALRATLDPCNDAANVASGLAYQRRVFAKQSLQRLTYGQLKDMGLSAQPAIHVARKVAGAYATLTASIQAGNLGKPGSKKRQGAEGKPIRFRRDAAQPFDDRCLSWQLAARTVSIWTVAGRSGPIRLGCSDQQHALLLAHRRGESDLVRRDGKWFLYATCDIPDAPTKEPDGFLGVELGIANLATDSDGRHYCGKATNRVRHRNQRLRAKLQAIGTKSAKRLLKKRRRKESRFAADTNHRIAKSIVTEAERTGRGIALEDLGGIRDRVRLRRPQRVTLHSWAFHQLGQYIAYKAKRSAVAVVHVDPAYTSQGCSTCGHVAKANRPNQSTFHCRSCGFAEHADRNAARNIAARGVTGWAAVSLPNAA, encoded by the coding sequence GTGAAGATTGTCGTGCAGGTCCGGCTGTTCCCGGACGCCGCTCAGCAGGCGGCGTTGCGGGCCACTCTGGACCCGTGCAACGACGCCGCGAACGTCGCCTCCGGGCTGGCGTACCAGCGGCGGGTGTTCGCCAAGCAGTCGTTGCAGCGGCTCACCTACGGCCAATTGAAGGACATGGGTCTGTCCGCGCAGCCCGCCATCCACGTCGCCCGTAAGGTCGCCGGGGCGTACGCCACCCTGACGGCCAGCATCCAGGCCGGCAACCTCGGCAAGCCAGGGTCGAAGAAGCGCCAGGGGGCCGAGGGCAAACCGATCCGGTTCCGTCGCGACGCGGCGCAGCCGTTCGACGACCGTTGCCTGTCCTGGCAACTGGCTGCCCGCACCGTGTCGATCTGGACGGTCGCTGGCCGATCCGGGCCGATCCGCCTCGGCTGCTCCGACCAGCAGCACGCCCTCCTGCTCGCGCACCGCCGCGGCGAGTCGGACCTGGTCCGCCGGGACGGCAAGTGGTTCCTGTACGCCACCTGCGACATCCCCGACGCACCCACCAAGGAACCGGACGGGTTCCTCGGCGTCGAGCTCGGCATCGCCAACCTCGCCACCGACTCCGACGGCCGCCACTACTGCGGCAAGGCCACAAACCGGGTCCGGCACCGCAACCAGCGCCTGCGCGCGAAACTCCAGGCCATCGGCACCAAGTCCGCCAAGCGGCTGCTGAAGAAACGCCGCCGCAAGGAATCCCGGTTCGCCGCCGACACCAACCACCGCATCGCCAAGAGCATCGTGACCGAGGCCGAACGCACCGGCCGCGGAATCGCCCTGGAAGACCTGGGCGGCATCCGCGACCGGGTACGGCTCCGACGGCCCCAGCGGGTCACGCTGCACTCGTGGGCGTTCCACCAACTCGGCCAGTACATCGCCTACAAGGCAAAGCGGTCCGCAGTGGCGGTCGTGCACGTCGACCCGGCGTACACCTCGCAGGGATGCTCCACCTGCGGACACGTCGCCAAGGCCAACCGGCCCAACCAATCCACCTTCCACTGCCGGTCGTGCGGCTTCGCTGAACACGCCGACCGGAACGCAGCCCGCAACATCGCCGCACGCGGTGTTACGGGCTGGGCAGCCGTCAGCCTGCCGAACGCGGCGTGA
- the tnpA gene encoding IS200/IS605 family transposase, which yields MSPRWTPDPNIRSGRSVVYNLHVHLVFITKYRRDVLNDAMLTHCEQIMRQVCADLGAELREFNGEDDHVHLLVHYPPKLPISTLANRLKGVSAHYLRKEFTGRINRHIMHGHLRSPSYFAASCGGTPLEVIKDYIKEQKRPGP from the coding sequence ATGTCACCACGATGGACCCCGGACCCGAATATTCGCAGCGGTAGAAGCGTTGTCTACAACCTGCACGTACATCTTGTCTTCATCACCAAGTATCGGCGGGACGTCCTCAACGACGCGATGCTCACCCACTGCGAACAGATCATGCGGCAGGTCTGCGCCGACCTGGGCGCCGAGCTGCGCGAGTTCAACGGCGAGGACGACCACGTCCACCTGCTCGTGCACTACCCGCCCAAGCTGCCGATCTCCACGCTGGCCAACCGACTCAAGGGCGTCTCGGCGCACTACCTACGCAAGGAGTTCACCGGCCGGATCAACCGGCACATCATGCACGGGCACCTGCGGTCCCCTTCGTACTTCGCCGCGTCCTGCGGCGGCACCCCACTGGAAGTGATCAAGGACTACATCAAAGAACAGAAACGTCCCGGTCCGTGA
- a CDS encoding ABC transporter substrate-binding protein: MSDPDEARRRRRPRVRAVAAAAALTLVAPMAACGSGDAGGPPTINLYYPPEQNLQKVVDDCNAQAQGRYEIAYQVLPRQADEQRVQMVRRLAAEDTGMDVLGLDVTWTQEFASADWIREWTGQDKAEVEQGTLTGPLDTARYEGKLYAAPKNTNVQLLWYRKDLVPQPPKTWDQMITAAQQLKDQGKPYQVLTMGAQYEGLVVLYNTLAESAGGKILNDDGTQAVMDAGTVRALEQLQRFATSGVTSPSFTNAIEDPVRLEFQSGAGAFQVNWPFVYPALQEANPELAKQVGWARIPGVDENTPSKVTIGGVNLAVSSYSRHPELSFEAARCIRDAEHQKFSAINDGVPPTIEAVYDEPEMTEAYPMKDTILEELKEPATRPLTPAYQSISTVMSAILSPPSAIRPQQTADELRGAIADALQSKGVLP, encoded by the coding sequence ATGAGCGACCCTGACGAGGCCCGACGTCGACGGCGACCACGGGTGCGCGCGGTGGCGGCAGCCGCCGCGCTGACGCTGGTGGCGCCCATGGCCGCCTGCGGTTCCGGTGACGCTGGTGGCCCACCGACGATCAACCTGTACTACCCGCCGGAGCAGAATCTGCAGAAGGTCGTCGACGACTGCAACGCGCAGGCCCAGGGACGGTACGAGATCGCCTACCAGGTCCTGCCCCGGCAGGCCGACGAACAGCGGGTGCAGATGGTGCGCCGGCTGGCCGCCGAGGACACCGGGATGGACGTGCTCGGCCTGGACGTCACCTGGACCCAGGAGTTCGCCAGCGCCGACTGGATCCGCGAGTGGACCGGCCAGGACAAGGCCGAGGTCGAGCAGGGCACCCTCACCGGGCCGCTGGACACCGCCCGCTACGAGGGCAAGCTCTACGCCGCGCCAAAGAACACCAACGTCCAGCTGCTCTGGTACCGCAAGGACCTGGTGCCGCAGCCGCCGAAGACCTGGGACCAGATGATCACCGCGGCCCAGCAGCTCAAGGACCAGGGTAAGCCGTACCAGGTGCTCACCATGGGCGCCCAGTACGAGGGCCTGGTCGTCCTCTACAACACCCTGGCCGAGAGCGCCGGCGGAAAGATCCTCAACGACGACGGCACGCAGGCCGTGATGGACGCCGGCACGGTCCGGGCGCTGGAGCAGTTGCAGCGTTTCGCCACGTCGGGCGTGACCTCGCCGTCGTTCACCAACGCCATCGAGGACCCGGTCCGGCTGGAGTTCCAGTCCGGTGCGGGCGCCTTCCAGGTGAACTGGCCGTTCGTCTATCCCGCCCTGCAGGAGGCGAACCCCGAGCTGGCCAAGCAGGTCGGCTGGGCCCGGATCCCGGGCGTCGACGAGAACACCCCCAGCAAGGTCACCATCGGCGGGGTGAACCTGGCGGTCAGCTCCTACTCCAGGCACCCGGAGCTGTCCTTTGAGGCCGCCCGGTGCATCCGCGACGCCGAGCACCAGAAGTTCTCCGCCATCAACGACGGCGTCCCGCCGACCATCGAGGCCGTCTACGACGAGCCGGAGATGACCGAGGCGTACCCGATGAAGGACACCATCCTGGAGGAGTTGAAGGAGCCGGCGACCCGCCCGCTGACCCCGGCCTACCAGAGCATCTCCACCGTGATGTCGGCGATCCTGTCGCCGCCGTCGGCGATCCGTCCGCAGCAGACCGCGGACGAGCTGCGCGGCGCCATCGCCGACGCCCTCCAGTCCAAGGGGGTCCTCCCGTGA
- a CDS encoding carbohydrate ABC transporter permease: protein MSINATPTGADVTAEETTRSTGRHATVPTQRAGRRKPPPLSENKKAERKLGWLLCAPAALVMVAVTAYPIIYSVWLSLQRFDLRFPDERQFIGLENYVTVLSNEFWWTAFGVTMLITVVTVAVELVLGMGLALIMHRTLVGRGIVRTSALIPYGIVTVVAAFSWRYAWTPGTGYLANLFSDGAPLTERASSLAIIMLAEIWKTTPFMALLLMAGLALVPEDLLKAASTDGATAWQRFTKVMLPVMKPAILVALLFRTLDAFRVFDNIFVLTAGGNETSSVSMLAYNNLIRGLNLGIGSTMSVLIFITVAIIAFVFVKLFGTAAPGSDDGERR, encoded by the coding sequence GTGAGCATCAATGCCACGCCGACCGGTGCGGACGTGACCGCCGAGGAGACCACCCGCTCCACCGGCCGGCACGCCACCGTCCCCACCCAGCGCGCCGGCCGTCGCAAGCCGCCGCCGCTGAGCGAGAACAAGAAGGCCGAACGCAAGCTCGGCTGGCTGCTCTGCGCGCCCGCCGCGCTCGTCATGGTCGCGGTGACCGCGTACCCGATCATCTACTCGGTCTGGTTGTCGCTCCAGCGCTTCGACCTGCGCTTCCCCGACGAGCGCCAGTTCATCGGGCTGGAGAACTACGTCACCGTGCTCAGCAACGAGTTCTGGTGGACCGCGTTCGGGGTGACCATGCTGATCACGGTGGTCACCGTGGCCGTCGAGCTGGTGCTCGGCATGGGGCTCGCGCTGATCATGCACCGCACGCTGGTCGGGCGGGGCATCGTGCGGACCTCGGCGCTGATCCCGTACGGCATCGTCACCGTCGTCGCCGCGTTCTCCTGGCGGTACGCCTGGACGCCCGGCACCGGCTACCTGGCCAACCTGTTCAGCGACGGGGCGCCGCTCACCGAGCGCGCCAGCTCGCTGGCGATCATCATGCTCGCCGAGATCTGGAAGACCACCCCGTTCATGGCGCTGCTGCTGATGGCCGGGCTGGCGCTGGTCCCGGAGGACCTGCTCAAGGCCGCCTCCACCGACGGCGCCACCGCGTGGCAGCGGTTCACCAAGGTCATGCTGCCGGTGATGAAGCCGGCGATCCTGGTCGCGCTGCTGTTCCGCACTCTGGACGCGTTCCGGGTCTTCGACAACATCTTCGTGCTGACCGCCGGTGGCAACGAGACCTCCTCGGTCTCGATGCTCGCCTACAACAACCTGATCCGGGGCCTGAACCTCGGCATCGGGTCGACGATGTCGGTGCTGATCTTCATCACTGTGGCGATCATCGCCTTCGTCTTCGTGAAGCTGTTCGGCACCGCTGCCCCGGGCAGCGACGACGGGGAGAGGCGCTGA
- a CDS encoding carbohydrate ABC transporter permease, which yields MATGTETTTRARVRWGLLDVLVVVFALVPVLWIASLSFKTPATLTDGKFIPREWTLDNYRTIFDTDQFVRALINSIGIALIATLVAVVLGAMAAYAISRLDFPGKGLLVGVSLLIAMFPQVSLVSPLFEIERQLGLFDTWPGLILPYITFALPLAIYTLSAFFKQIPWDLEKAAKMDGATQGQAFRRVIAPLAAPGLFTTAILVFIFCWNDFLFAITLTSTERARTVPVALSFFTGESQFEDPTGAICAAAVVITVPIILFVLFFQRRIVSGLTSGAVKG from the coding sequence ATGGCAACCGGTACCGAAACCACCACCCGAGCCCGGGTGCGTTGGGGTCTCCTGGACGTCCTCGTGGTCGTCTTCGCGCTGGTCCCGGTGCTGTGGATCGCGTCGCTGTCGTTCAAGACGCCGGCCACCCTCACCGACGGGAAGTTCATCCCCCGGGAGTGGACGCTGGACAACTACCGGACGATCTTCGACACCGACCAGTTCGTCCGGGCACTGATCAACTCGATCGGCATCGCGTTGATCGCCACGCTGGTCGCGGTGGTGCTCGGCGCGATGGCCGCGTACGCGATCAGCCGGCTGGACTTTCCCGGCAAGGGGCTGCTGGTTGGCGTGTCCCTGCTGATCGCGATGTTCCCGCAGGTGTCGCTGGTGTCGCCGCTGTTCGAGATCGAGCGTCAGCTCGGCCTCTTCGACACCTGGCCCGGGTTGATCCTGCCGTACATCACCTTCGCGCTGCCGCTGGCGATCTACACGCTGTCGGCGTTCTTCAAGCAGATCCCGTGGGACCTGGAGAAGGCGGCGAAGATGGACGGCGCCACCCAGGGGCAGGCGTTTCGGCGGGTGATCGCCCCACTGGCCGCGCCCGGGCTGTTCACCACGGCGATCCTGGTCTTCATCTTCTGCTGGAACGACTTCCTGTTCGCCATCACGCTGACCTCCACCGAGCGCGCCCGCACGGTGCCGGTCGCCCTGTCGTTCTTCACCGGCGAGTCGCAGTTCGAGGACCCCACCGGGGCGATCTGCGCCGCCGCCGTCGTGATCACCGTTCCGATCATCCTGTTCGTCCTCTTCTTCCAGCGCCGCATCGTGTCCGGCCTGACCTCCGGCGCAGTCAAGGGATAG
- a CDS encoding ABC transporter ATP-binding protein: protein MADIVLDKVSKKFPDGTVAVQDVDLEIADGEFVILVGPSGCGKSTTLNMIAGLEDISSGELRIGGQRVNDKASRDRDIAMVFQSYALYPNMTVRENMAFPLRLAKLDKETINQKVDEAAKVLELTSLLDRRPANLSGGQRQRVAMGRAIVRQPKAFLMDEPLSNLDAKLRVQMRTVVSRLQKQLGTTTVYVTHDQTEAMTLGDRVVIMRGGAVQQVGPPQELYDHPRNLFVAGFIGSPSMNFLHAAVQDGGLRTALGDVPLGDRVRRELEAADAPRELILGIRPEHFEDAELVDEDTRRRGLEFEAPVEIVESMGSDKYVYFTVEGERASAAELEELAADAGAADFSGAGSNLVTRLSAESPVAEGQSRRVWFNLEKIHLFDPTNGRNLTLHEGRAAGALAD from the coding sequence GTGGCTGACATCGTGCTCGACAAGGTGAGCAAGAAGTTCCCGGACGGGACCGTCGCCGTGCAGGACGTCGACCTGGAGATCGCCGACGGCGAGTTCGTCATCCTGGTCGGACCCTCGGGCTGCGGCAAGTCCACCACCCTCAACATGATCGCGGGGCTGGAGGACATCAGCTCCGGCGAGCTGCGCATCGGTGGCCAGCGGGTCAACGACAAGGCCTCCCGGGACCGGGACATCGCCATGGTGTTCCAGTCGTACGCGCTGTACCCGAACATGACCGTGCGGGAGAACATGGCGTTCCCGTTGCGGCTGGCGAAGCTGGACAAGGAGACCATCAACCAGAAGGTCGACGAGGCGGCGAAGGTGCTGGAGCTGACCTCGCTGCTGGACCGCAGGCCGGCGAACCTCTCCGGCGGGCAGCGCCAGCGGGTGGCGATGGGCCGGGCGATCGTCCGGCAGCCGAAGGCGTTCCTGATGGACGAGCCGCTGTCCAATCTGGACGCGAAGCTGCGGGTGCAGATGCGCACCGTGGTGTCCCGGTTGCAGAAGCAGCTCGGCACCACCACCGTCTACGTCACGCACGACCAGACCGAGGCGATGACCCTCGGCGACCGGGTGGTCATCATGCGCGGCGGTGCGGTCCAGCAGGTCGGCCCGCCGCAGGAGCTGTACGACCACCCGCGCAACCTCTTCGTGGCCGGCTTCATCGGCTCGCCGTCGATGAACTTCCTGCACGCCGCCGTGCAGGACGGCGGGCTGCGTACCGCGCTGGGCGACGTGCCGCTCGGCGACCGGGTCCGCCGCGAGCTGGAGGCGGCCGACGCGCCACGCGAGCTGATCCTCGGCATCCGTCCCGAGCATTTCGAGGATGCCGAACTCGTCGACGAGGACACCCGCCGCCGGGGCCTGGAGTTCGAGGCGCCGGTGGAGATCGTCGAGTCGATGGGCTCGGACAAGTACGTCTACTTCACCGTGGAGGGGGAGCGGGCCAGCGCCGCCGAGCTGGAGGAGTTGGCCGCCGACGCCGGCGCGGCCGACTTCAGCGGCGCCGGCAGCAACCTGGTCACCCGGCTGTCGGCCGAGTCGCCGGTGGCCGAGGGGCAGTCGCGCCGGGTCTGGTTCAACCTGGAAAAGATCCACCTGTTCGACCCGACCAACGGCCGTAACCTCACGCTGCACGAGGGCCGGGCGGCCGGCGCGCTCGCCGACTGA